In the genome of Pseudomonas bubulae, one region contains:
- a CDS encoding AGE family epimerase/isomerase, with protein MTDLTRANESWLTSPTHQQWLRDQGQALVDFAKAARVPCGFAALDPFGRRPNNAPADTITTARMVHSFALAHIQGLPGCAPLIDHGLAALAGPLRDAVHGGWFARPAAEDGNTRKDAYLHAFVALAASSAAVAGRGGSAELLGDTVAILEGHFWSEAEGALLESFAGDWSDCEAYRGANSNMHGVEAFLALADVLDEDLWLDRALSIAEKLVHQHAAQSGYLPVEHFDSQWQPLPDYNRDNPADGFRPFGKTPGHAFEWARLLLHLEAARKQRGLAAPEWLLEDARRLFASACQFGWNVDGDCGIVYTVDWNHQPLVRERLHWTLAEASAAAAALLQRSGEHEYEVWYQQFWDYIDLYMIDRQNGSWHHELGIDNLPSQNIWPGKPDLYHAYQATLLPRLPLAISLASALKLRR; from the coding sequence ATGACCGACCTAACCCGGGCCAACGAAAGCTGGCTGACATCGCCGACCCATCAACAGTGGCTGCGCGATCAGGGCCAGGCGCTGGTGGATTTCGCCAAGGCCGCCCGCGTGCCCTGCGGCTTCGCCGCGCTCGACCCGTTTGGTCGCCGCCCGAACAACGCCCCGGCAGACACCATCACCACCGCACGCATGGTACACAGTTTTGCCCTGGCCCATATTCAAGGCCTGCCCGGTTGCGCGCCGCTGATCGACCACGGCCTGGCCGCACTGGCCGGGCCGCTGCGTGATGCCGTGCATGGCGGCTGGTTTGCCCGCCCCGCCGCCGAAGACGGCAATACCCGTAAAGACGCCTACCTGCACGCCTTTGTGGCCCTGGCCGCCAGCTCGGCTGCGGTTGCCGGGCGCGGCGGTTCTGCCGAGTTGCTGGGCGATACGGTAGCAATACTTGAAGGTCATTTCTGGTCCGAGGCAGAAGGCGCCCTGCTGGAAAGCTTTGCTGGCGACTGGAGTGACTGCGAGGCCTATCGCGGGGCCAACAGCAATATGCACGGTGTCGAAGCTTTTCTGGCCCTGGCCGATGTCCTCGATGAAGACCTGTGGCTCGATCGCGCCCTGTCGATTGCCGAAAAGCTTGTTCACCAGCATGCAGCGCAATCCGGCTACCTGCCCGTGGAACATTTCGACAGCCAGTGGCAGCCATTGCCCGATTACAACCGGGACAACCCGGCAGACGGTTTTCGCCCGTTCGGCAAAACGCCCGGCCACGCCTTCGAATGGGCGCGCCTGCTGTTGCACCTCGAGGCGGCACGCAAGCAACGCGGCCTGGCGGCGCCCGAATGGCTGCTGGAAGACGCGCGGCGGTTATTCGCCAGTGCATGCCAGTTCGGCTGGAACGTCGATGGTGACTGCGGAATCGTCTACACCGTGGACTGGAACCACCAGCCGCTGGTGCGTGAGCGTCTGCACTGGACCCTGGCCGAAGCCTCGGCAGCTGCGGCGGCGTTGTTGCAACGCAGCGGTGAGCATGAATACGAAGTCTGGTATCAACAGTTCTGGGACTATATCGACCTGTACATGATCGACCGCCAGAACGGCAGCTGGCATCACGAACTGGGGATCGACAACCTGCCTTCGCAAAACATCTGGCCGGGCAAGCCGGACCTTTACCATGCTTACCAGGCCACGCTGCTGCCCCGTTTGCCGTTGGCTATCAGCCTGGCCAGCGCGCTCAAGCTGCGGCGCTGA
- a CDS encoding LysR family transcriptional regulator, translating to MDLDLARTFLEIVRYGSLVGAAEKLHVTQTAVTARVHKLESLLGVTLFTRNRAGAKLTPEGEAFVVYANQLLHTWEAARRDLPRPEGLHQLLHIGGEVSLCNPLILNWAKALRQHLTTHALRIQISDAEQLLRQIEMGLLDAALVYQPAYWPGVQVEQLLEEKLIQIRRPEQPEPYVYVEWGEGFRRQHDAALPDRARAAISFNLGPVALHYILDNGGSGYFRTRVVERYLDSGALERVPKAPEFSYPTYLVYSRERDCAALQQGIALLREIVRQDSDWSQPREPEI from the coding sequence ATGGACCTCGACCTGGCCCGTACTTTCCTTGAAATTGTCCGCTACGGCAGCCTGGTGGGCGCGGCCGAAAAGCTGCACGTTACCCAGACGGCCGTGACCGCACGGGTACACAAGCTCGAAAGCCTGCTCGGCGTCACCCTGTTTACCCGCAACCGCGCCGGCGCAAAACTCACCCCCGAAGGCGAGGCCTTTGTGGTGTACGCCAACCAGTTGCTGCACACCTGGGAAGCCGCACGGCGCGATCTGCCGCGCCCCGAAGGCTTGCATCAGTTGCTGCATATCGGCGGGGAAGTCAGCCTGTGCAACCCGCTGATCCTCAACTGGGCCAAAGCCCTGCGTCAGCACCTCACCACCCATGCCTTGCGCATACAAATCAGCGATGCCGAACAATTACTGCGTCAGATCGAGATGGGCCTGCTGGATGCTGCACTGGTCTATCAGCCCGCCTACTGGCCCGGTGTGCAAGTGGAGCAATTGCTGGAGGAAAAACTGATCCAGATTCGCCGCCCCGAACAACCCGAACCTTATGTATACGTCGAATGGGGTGAGGGTTTTCGCCGCCAGCATGACGCCGCCCTGCCCGACAGGGCGCGAGCGGCCATCAGCTTCAACCTGGGCCCGGTGGCCTTGCATTACATCCTGGACAACGGCGGCAGCGGCTACTTCCGCACCCGTGTGGTCGAGCGCTATCTGGACAGCGGTGCCCTGGAACGGGTGCCCAAGGCCCCGGAATTCAGCTACCCCACCTACCTGGTGTACTCCCGCGAGCGTGACTGCGCAGCCTTGCAACAGGGCATCGCGCTGCTGCGCGAAATCGTCAGGCAGGACAGCGACTGGTCACAGCCCCGGGAGCCGGAAATTTAA
- the hcnA gene encoding cyanide-forming glycine dehydrogenase subunit HcnA — MDDLKRQYDIQPLRQADMSILVNGQPVNAAQGETVLSVLNSVGVRQLSRNDHGRMTGAYCGMGVCYCCLVNIDGRHKRRACQTVVKPGMQVETGINRVASQELVL, encoded by the coding sequence ATGGATGACTTGAAGCGACAGTACGATATTCAACCCTTGAGGCAGGCCGACATGTCCATTCTGGTCAATGGTCAGCCAGTCAATGCCGCTCAAGGTGAAACCGTGCTCAGCGTGTTGAACTCAGTGGGTGTGCGGCAACTGTCGCGCAACGACCACGGGCGGATGACGGGCGCTTATTGCGGCATGGGCGTGTGCTACTGCTGCCTGGTGAATATCGATGGCAGGCACAAGCGTCGCGCCTGCCAGACCGTGGTAAAGCCCGGTATGCAGGTCGAGACCGGGATCAACCGCGTCGCCAGCCAGGAGCTGGTGCTATGA
- the hcnB gene encoding cyanide-forming glycine dehydrogenase subunit HcnB, translating to MSARTVIVGGGPAGMSAAIELAQHGVQSTLFEEASRLGGVVYRGPLRDGVELDYLGERYKAALHKLHGEFSVIAHSVDVRLNHRVVGGQGQQSLQVLDEHEQLQQIGFDQLLLSAGCHERSVPFPGWTTPGVIMLGGLQLQIKSGVVKPRGPTLIAGTGPLLMLVACQLHAAGVEVAGVYEACEFGRIAKESLALLNQPQLFLDGLSMLVYLKRHGVAVHYGWGVVQAFGEGELSEVIVAPYSSTWQADMSQAQAVKACTLAVGYGFIPRTQLSQQMGLDHAYNVDGYLAAKADNWQQSSQASIHLAGDVTGMRGGEAAMLTGRIGALSILQQRGVLSAKQALEQRREYLSRLNTLMRFRGGIDRYTRRGTRQIDLPQADTVVCRCEHVTRADIDLALSQGVQDMASLKMRTRISMGDCQGRMCVGYCSDRLREATGRKDVGWLRPRFPLEPVPFSAFINASKDA from the coding sequence ATGAGCGCCCGTACGGTGATTGTCGGTGGCGGACCGGCAGGGATGTCGGCGGCAATAGAGCTGGCGCAGCATGGCGTGCAAAGCACGTTGTTCGAAGAAGCCTCGCGGCTGGGTGGTGTAGTTTATCGCGGGCCTTTGCGCGACGGTGTCGAACTCGACTATCTGGGAGAACGCTACAAGGCTGCGCTGCACAAGTTGCACGGCGAATTTTCGGTCATTGCCCACTCAGTGGATGTACGCCTCAACCATCGCGTTGTCGGCGGGCAAGGTCAGCAAAGCCTGCAAGTGCTGGATGAGCATGAGCAATTGCAGCAAATCGGCTTCGATCAACTGCTGCTGTCCGCTGGCTGCCATGAGCGCAGCGTGCCGTTCCCGGGTTGGACCACCCCGGGTGTGATCATGCTGGGTGGCCTGCAGCTGCAGATCAAAAGTGGTGTTGTCAAACCCCGTGGGCCGACGCTGATTGCGGGCACCGGGCCCTTGCTGATGCTGGTGGCGTGCCAGTTGCACGCAGCGGGTGTGGAAGTGGCCGGGGTATATGAAGCGTGCGAGTTTGGCCGCATTGCCAAGGAAAGCCTGGCGCTGCTCAACCAGCCCCAGTTGTTCCTCGACGGCCTGAGCATGCTGGTTTACCTCAAGCGCCATGGCGTGGCCGTGCATTACGGCTGGGGTGTGGTGCAGGCGTTTGGCGAAGGGGAACTGAGCGAAGTGATCGTGGCTCCCTATTCCAGCACCTGGCAGGCCGACATGAGCCAGGCGCAGGCGGTGAAAGCCTGCACCCTGGCGGTGGGTTATGGCTTTATTCCACGCACTCAGCTCAGCCAGCAGATGGGTCTGGATCATGCTTACAACGTCGACGGTTATCTGGCGGCCAAAGCCGATAACTGGCAGCAGAGCAGTCAGGCATCAATCCACCTGGCCGGTGATGTCACGGGCATGCGCGGGGGCGAGGCAGCGATGCTCACGGGGCGGATTGGCGCGTTGTCGATCTTGCAGCAGCGTGGGGTCCTGAGTGCAAAGCAGGCGCTTGAACAGCGCCGCGAGTACCTGTCCAGGCTCAACACCCTCATGCGCTTTCGCGGCGGGATTGATCGTTATACCCGGCGTGGTACGCGCCAGATCGATCTGCCCCAGGCCGACACGGTGGTATGCCGTTGCGAGCATGTCACCCGCGCCGATATCGACCTTGCGCTCAGCCAGGGCGTGCAGGACATGGCCAGCCTTAAAATGCGTACACGCATAAGCATGGGCGACTGCCAGGGCCGCATGTGTGTCGGTTATTGCAGTGACCGCCTGCGTGAAGCCACCGGGCGCAAGGATGTGGGCTGGTTGCGCCCGCGATTCCCGCTGGAACCCGTGCCGTTTTCGGCTTTTATCAACGCGAGCAAGGATGCCTGA
- the hcnC gene encoding cyanide-forming glycine dehydrogenase subunit HcnC, translated as MIKTYDVVIAGGGVIGASCAYHLSRRKDLKIALIDCKRPGNASRASAGGLWAIGESVGLGCGVIFFRMMSAERKREAQGSAVIVDASTPHILPACFFDFALQSNALYPGLHKELLENHGMDFKFERTGLKYVIYDDEDRLYAEHIVANIPHLADEVRWLDQAALREAEPSVSHDAQGALEFLCDHQVSPFRLTDAYTEGARQNGVDLYFNTNVIEVMRQGSKVTGVRTDSQGAFHCKTLINAAGAWAAELSVMATDLSIPVAPVKGQIVLTERMPKLLNGCLTTSDCYLAQKDNGEILIGSTTEDKGFDVTTTFPEITGLVQGAMRCIPELKDANLKRTWAGLRPGSPDELPILGPMKGIEGYLNACGHFRTGILTSAITGVMLDALVRQEPLPLEVTPFLAERFDLQPVALKKAVSA; from the coding sequence ATGATCAAAACCTATGACGTTGTCATCGCCGGTGGCGGTGTTATTGGCGCCTCCTGTGCGTATCACCTGTCCCGGCGCAAGGATCTTAAAATAGCCCTGATCGACTGCAAGCGCCCCGGCAATGCCAGCCGCGCGTCGGCAGGCGGGCTGTGGGCCATCGGCGAGTCCGTGGGGCTGGGCTGCGGGGTGATTTTTTTTCGCATGATGTCTGCCGAACGCAAGCGTGAAGCCCAGGGTTCGGCCGTGATTGTCGACGCCAGTACCCCGCATATCCTGCCAGCGTGTTTTTTCGACTTTGCCCTGCAATCCAATGCCTTGTACCCCGGCTTGCACAAGGAACTGCTGGAAAACCACGGGATGGATTTCAAGTTCGAGCGCACCGGGCTCAAGTACGTGATTTATGACGATGAAGACCGGCTCTATGCCGAGCATATTGTCGCCAATATCCCGCATCTGGCCGATGAGGTGCGCTGGCTCGACCAGGCGGCCCTGCGCGAGGCGGAGCCGAGCGTCAGTCACGATGCGCAAGGTGCGCTGGAGTTTTTGTGCGATCACCAGGTGAGCCCGTTCCGGTTGACCGATGCCTACACCGAAGGGGCCCGGCAAAATGGAGTCGATCTGTACTTCAACACCAACGTCATCGAGGTCATGCGTCAGGGCAGCAAGGTGACCGGCGTGCGCACCGACAGCCAGGGCGCGTTCCACTGCAAAACCCTGATTAATGCCGCTGGCGCCTGGGCGGCAGAACTCAGCGTGATGGCCACTGACTTGAGTATCCCTGTGGCCCCGGTCAAGGGGCAGATTGTATTGACCGAGCGCATGCCCAAGTTGCTGAACGGCTGCCTGACCACCAGTGATTGCTACCTGGCGCAAAAGGACAACGGCGAAATCCTGATTGGCAGCACTACCGAAGACAAAGGCTTCGACGTGACCACCACCTTCCCTGAAATCACCGGGCTGGTACAGGGGGCGATGCGCTGTATTCCCGAACTCAAGGACGCCAACCTGAAGCGTACCTGGGCCGGGTTGCGGCCAGGCTCCCCCGATGAGCTGCCGATCCTGGGGCCCATGAAGGGGATTGAGGGGTATTTGAATGCCTGCGGGCATTTCCGTACCGGCATCCTGACTTCGGCGATCACCGGTGTCATGCTCGACGCACTGGTGCGGCAAGAGCCGCTGCCGCTGGAGGTCACGCCGTTTCTGGCGGAGCGTTTTGACTTGCAACCGGTGGCGCTGAAAAAAGCCGTGAGTGCCTGA
- a CDS encoding TonB-dependent siderophore receptor, whose product MQRPNLSRTPLSIATQRRTVRHTLLSSALMASVMLGASLASAAPVALNIPSQALASALNELGKQANLQILYSPDQVQGIKSRPVSGSLEPVKALESLLQGSGISYQLNGDTVILSAPQGKGLELGATTVTGQGLGDSLTTEDTHSYTTGASNSSTKLPLSIRETPQTVTVVTRQLMDDQAAQSIGDVLRNAPGISTQAYDSDRMEYSARGYAITNFQYDGVNTLYDGVFDEGATKVDMALYDRVDIVKGATGLLSGSGEPSATVNLIRKKPTRDFKASVTASAGSWDNYRTEGDISGPLNDDGSVRGRMVAVYQDADSYRDHYSRKNDVFYGIIQADLTPDTLFTFGMDYQNIKPRGSSWTGNPYYFSNYTKTDFSRSFNPATDWSRRDVQIQSTFASLEHRFANDWKVKGTLTQQTNDHDTLLGSASGGMPDPVTGDGMFFYWGQWEGHRVQNTFDINATGPFTLFGREHELVVGATSQTSRQTGATFDGSEFRELSSSIFDWNGKYPRPDFPKNGKYETNQNQNSAYIAARFKPADDWSIILGSRVSDFQYNSTYKYYEQTSTFQDNKTTAKQHGEVTPYAGVVYDINDNYSVYGSYTSIYKPLTEQSSSGATLAPTEGNSYELGLKGEYFDGRLNASAAVFRTEQKNVPIQVGTNANTNLGIYESLDGATTNGIELELAGELMQDWNLIAGYTYARTRSDDGERVYGYPLETTKPENVARLFTTYRLPGVLNKVTVGGGVNWQSPFYGKIYNDAKGDYDIIEQHSYALVNLMTRYEYNEHLTFNLNANNVFDKKYLSGLGNFNTTYYGEPRSLMLTSKYTF is encoded by the coding sequence ATGCAACGACCCAACTTGAGCCGGACCCCTCTTTCGATCGCCACCCAACGCCGGACGGTACGCCACACCTTGCTGTCCAGTGCCCTGATGGCCTCGGTCATGCTGGGGGCATCCCTTGCCAGCGCGGCGCCGGTGGCCCTGAACATTCCGTCGCAAGCCCTGGCCAGCGCGCTGAATGAACTGGGCAAGCAGGCCAACCTGCAGATCCTCTACAGCCCGGATCAGGTGCAAGGCATCAAGTCGCGTCCAGTGAGCGGTTCGCTGGAGCCGGTCAAGGCACTGGAGTCACTGCTGCAGGGCAGCGGCATCTCGTATCAGCTCAACGGCGACACGGTGATTTTGAGCGCCCCCCAAGGCAAAGGTCTGGAACTGGGTGCAACCACTGTCACAGGCCAGGGCCTGGGCGACTCGCTGACCACCGAAGACACCCATTCCTATACCACCGGCGCCAGCAACAGCTCGACCAAACTGCCGCTGTCGATTCGCGAAACCCCGCAGACCGTCACAGTAGTCACCCGCCAACTGATGGACGATCAAGCCGCACAGAGCATCGGCGATGTACTGCGCAACGCGCCGGGCATTTCCACCCAGGCCTACGACAGCGACCGCATGGAGTACTCGGCCCGCGGCTATGCCATCACCAACTTTCAGTACGACGGGGTCAACACCCTGTATGACGGCGTGTTCGATGAAGGTGCGACCAAGGTCGATATGGCCCTGTATGACCGCGTCGATATCGTCAAGGGCGCTACCGGCCTGTTGTCCGGCTCGGGCGAGCCGTCGGCCACGGTCAACCTGATTCGCAAAAAACCGACCCGCGACTTCAAGGCATCGGTCACTGCCAGCGCGGGCTCGTGGGACAACTATCGCACCGAAGGTGATATCTCCGGGCCGTTGAATGACGATGGCAGCGTGCGCGGGCGAATGGTGGCGGTTTACCAGGATGCCGACTCGTACCGCGACCACTACTCACGTAAAAATGACGTGTTCTACGGCATCATCCAGGCCGACCTCACCCCCGACACCCTGTTCACCTTCGGCATGGACTACCAGAATATCAAACCTCGCGGCTCGTCCTGGACCGGCAATCCGTATTACTTCTCCAACTACACCAAAACCGACTTCAGCCGCTCGTTCAACCCGGCCACCGACTGGAGCCGCCGCGACGTCCAGATCCAGTCCACCTTCGCCTCCCTGGAGCACCGTTTCGCCAATGACTGGAAAGTCAAAGGCACCCTCACCCAGCAAACCAACGACCACGACACCCTGCTGGGTTCGGCCAGCGGCGGGATGCCAGATCCGGTCACGGGTGACGGCATGTTCTTCTACTGGGGCCAGTGGGAAGGCCATCGCGTCCAGAACACCTTCGATATCAATGCGACCGGCCCGTTTACCCTGTTTGGCCGCGAACATGAACTGGTAGTGGGCGCAACCTCCCAGACCTCCCGCCAGACCGGCGCGACCTTCGACGGCAGCGAATTCCGTGAGCTGTCGAGCAGCATTTTTGACTGGAACGGCAAATACCCGAGACCGGACTTCCCGAAAAACGGCAAATACGAAACCAACCAAAATCAAAACAGCGCCTATATCGCCGCACGCTTCAAGCCGGCAGACGACTGGTCGATTATCCTTGGCAGCCGCGTAAGTGATTTCCAGTACAACAGCACCTACAAGTACTACGAGCAGACCAGCACGTTCCAGGACAACAAGACCACGGCAAAACAGCACGGCGAGGTGACGCCCTACGCCGGGGTTGTCTACGACATCAACGACAACTATTCGGTGTACGGCAGCTACACCTCGATCTACAAGCCTCTTACCGAGCAGAGCAGTTCCGGTGCCACCCTGGCCCCCACAGAAGGCAACAGCTACGAACTCGGTTTGAAGGGCGAGTACTTTGATGGCCGTTTGAATGCCAGTGCGGCCGTGTTCCGGACCGAACAGAAAAATGTACCGATTCAGGTCGGCACCAACGCCAACACCAACCTGGGCATCTATGAATCCCTTGATGGTGCGACCACCAACGGCATCGAGCTGGAACTGGCCGGTGAACTGATGCAGGACTGGAACCTGATCGCCGGCTACACCTACGCCCGCACCCGCTCTGATGATGGCGAACGTGTCTACGGCTACCCGCTGGAAACCACCAAGCCGGAAAACGTGGCGCGTCTGTTCACCACTTACCGCCTGCCGGGGGTGCTGAACAAAGTCACCGTGGGCGGTGGCGTGAACTGGCAAAGCCCGTTCTACGGCAAGATCTACAACGATGCCAAGGGCGACTACGACATCATCGAGCAGCACAGCTACGCGCTGGTCAACCTGATGACCCGCTACGAGTACAACGAACACCTGACGTTTAACCTCAACGCCAACAACGTGTTCGATAAAAAGTACCTGTCGGGGCTGGGTAACTTCAACACCACCTACTATGGCGAACCACGCAGCCTGATGCTGACGTCCAAGTACACCTTCTAA
- a CDS encoding pirin family protein encodes MKKMLGVYQAPRPHWVGDGFPVRTMFSYDSMGKHISPFLLLDYAGPAEFTPTTERRGVGQHPHRGFETVTIVYKGEVEHRDSTGNGGVIGPGDVQWMTAASGILHEEFHSEAFARSGGPLEMVQLWVNLPAKDKMAAPGYQGIVDRDIPDLALKDDAGRLRLIAGEFDGKRGPAHTFTPIDVWDIRLNAGKSTTLDLHPGRNTALVVLHGAVEVNGQDVVREGQLALFERDGSSIRLEANNDAVLLVLSGEPIDEPIVGHGPFVMNTDAEIHQAFVDFQSGKFGRMPA; translated from the coding sequence ATGAAAAAAATGCTTGGTGTTTATCAGGCCCCCCGCCCTCATTGGGTCGGCGATGGTTTTCCGGTTCGCACGATGTTTTCCTACGACAGCATGGGCAAACACATCAGCCCGTTTCTGCTTCTGGATTACGCCGGGCCAGCCGAGTTCACGCCTACTACAGAGCGTCGTGGTGTAGGCCAGCACCCGCACCGTGGTTTTGAAACGGTGACCATCGTCTACAAGGGCGAAGTGGAACACCGTGACTCCACCGGCAACGGCGGGGTGATCGGCCCGGGTGATGTGCAGTGGATGACCGCAGCGTCCGGCATCCTGCACGAGGAGTTCCATTCCGAGGCGTTTGCCCGCAGTGGCGGCCCGCTGGAGATGGTGCAGCTATGGGTCAACCTGCCTGCAAAGGACAAAATGGCCGCGCCGGGGTATCAGGGCATCGTCGACCGTGACATCCCCGACCTGGCGCTCAAGGACGATGCCGGCCGTTTGCGCCTGATTGCCGGTGAGTTCGATGGCAAACGCGGCCCGGCCCATACCTTTACGCCGATCGACGTGTGGGATATCCGCTTGAATGCGGGCAAGTCGACTACGCTGGATCTGCACCCGGGCCGCAACACTGCGCTGGTGGTGCTGCATGGTGCGGTCGAGGTCAACGGTCAGGACGTGGTGCGTGAAGGGCAGCTTGCGCTGTTTGAGCGTGATGGCTCGAGCATCCGCCTTGAAGCCAATAACGACGCCGTGCTGCTGGTCCTCAGCGGCGAGCCGATCGACGAACCGATCGTGGGCCATGGGCCGTTTGTGATGAACACCGACGCCGAAATCCATCAGGCGTTTGTGGACTTCCAGTCGGGCAAGTTTGGCCGCATGCCCGCGTAG
- the ycaC gene encoding isochorismate family cysteine hydrolase YcaC has product MTTSYKRLDKDNAAVLLVDHQAGLLSLVRDIEPDKFKNNVLALADLAKYFKLPTILTTSFETGPNGPLVPELKALFPQAPYIARPGQINAWDNEDFVKAVKATGKKQLIIAGVVTEVCVAFPALSALAEGYEVFVVTDASGTFNEITRHSAWDRMSSSGAQLMTWFGLACELHRDWRNDIEGLGALFSNHIPDYRNLITSYSTLTAGK; this is encoded by the coding sequence GTGACAACTTCTTACAAGCGTTTGGACAAGGACAATGCCGCCGTTTTGTTGGTGGACCATCAGGCGGGTTTGCTGTCGCTGGTGCGGGATATCGAACCGGACAAATTCAAGAACAACGTGCTGGCGCTGGCTGATCTGGCCAAGTACTTCAAGTTGCCGACCATTTTGACCACCAGCTTCGAAACCGGACCCAACGGCCCGCTGGTGCCCGAGTTGAAGGCGCTGTTCCCGCAAGCGCCCTATATCGCCCGCCCGGGGCAGATCAATGCCTGGGACAACGAGGATTTTGTCAAGGCGGTCAAGGCAACAGGTAAAAAGCAACTGATCATCGCAGGGGTGGTCACTGAGGTCTGCGTGGCATTCCCGGCACTGTCGGCACTGGCTGAAGGCTATGAGGTGTTTGTGGTGACGGATGCGTCGGGTACGTTCAACGAAATCACCCGCCATTCGGCCTGGGATCGCATGTCATCCTCGGGTGCGCAACTGATGACCTGGTTTGGTCTGGCCTGTGAGCTGCATCGCGACTGGCGCAATGACATTGAAGGCCTGGGCGCGCTGTTCTCCAACCATATCCCGGACTATCGCAATCTGATCACCAGCTACTCCACGTTGACAGCCGGTAAATAA
- a CDS encoding acetyl-CoA C-acyltransferase family protein, with amino-acid sequence MQTPEIFILSARRTAIGTFGGSLKDVPLAELASTAVKAALHSSQVDPGRIGHVVMGNVIPTEPQDAYLARVAAINAGIPKETPAYNVNRLCGSGLQAIISAAHTLMLGDADFAIGAGAEAMSRGPYLMPAARWGARMGDTPMLDYMLGILHDPFHGIHMGVTAENIAQRNSISRQAQDALALEDQQRAARAIEQGYFDSQIATVEVRSRKGSVMFSQDEHPRATTLEQLALMKPAFKNDGSVTAGNASGLNDGAAALVLASGAAVLAGNLAPMARLVAYAHAGVEPELMGLGPIPATRLALKRAGLKIGDMDVIEANIAFAAQACAVMQELDMDPARVNPNGSGIALGHPVGATGAIIATKAIHELHRTQGRYALATMCIGGGQGIAVIFERV; translated from the coding sequence ATGCAAACTCCTGAAATTTTCATCCTCAGCGCCCGGCGCACGGCCATCGGCACCTTTGGCGGCTCGCTCAAGGACGTGCCCCTGGCCGAGCTGGCCAGCACTGCGGTCAAGGCCGCGTTGCACAGCAGCCAGGTCGACCCCGGGCGCATCGGTCATGTGGTGATGGGCAACGTGATTCCCACCGAGCCCCAGGATGCCTATCTGGCGCGGGTTGCGGCGATCAATGCCGGGATCCCCAAGGAAACCCCGGCCTACAACGTCAACCGCCTGTGCGGTTCGGGCTTGCAGGCGATCATTTCTGCCGCCCATACCCTGATGCTCGGCGACGCCGACTTCGCCATTGGCGCCGGGGCCGAAGCCATGAGCCGCGGCCCCTACCTGATGCCCGCCGCCCGCTGGGGTGCGCGCATGGGCGATACGCCAATGCTCGACTACATGCTGGGTATTTTGCACGACCCGTTCCACGGCATTCATATGGGTGTAACGGCCGAGAATATCGCCCAACGCAACAGCATCAGCCGCCAGGCCCAGGACGCTCTGGCGCTTGAAGACCAGCAACGCGCCGCCCGGGCTATCGAGCAAGGTTACTTCGACAGCCAGATCGCCACCGTCGAGGTACGCAGCCGCAAAGGCAGTGTGATGTTCAGCCAGGACGAGCACCCGCGGGCCACTACCCTGGAGCAGCTGGCGCTGATGAAACCGGCCTTCAAGAATGACGGCAGCGTGACTGCAGGCAATGCATCGGGGCTCAATGATGGGGCGGCGGCGCTGGTGCTGGCCAGTGGCGCGGCAGTACTGGCGGGCAATCTTGCGCCGATGGCGCGGCTGGTGGCCTACGCCCATGCAGGGGTTGAACCCGAGCTGATGGGGTTGGGGCCGATACCGGCAACGCGGCTGGCATTGAAGCGGGCTGGCTTGAAGATCGGTGACATGGACGTGATCGAAGCCAACATTGCCTTCGCCGCCCAGGCGTGTGCCGTGATGCAGGAACTGGATATGGACCCGGCCAGGGTCAACCCCAACGGTTCGGGCATCGCCCTGGGCCACCCGGTGGGGGCCACGGGCGCGATCATCGCGACCAAGGCCATCCATGAACTGCATCGGACACAGGGTCGTTATGCCCTGGCGACCATGTGCATTGGCGGCGGCCAGGGCATAGCGGTGATTTTCGAGCGGGTGTGA